In Peromyscus maniculatus bairdii isolate BWxNUB_F1_BW_parent chromosome 16, HU_Pman_BW_mat_3.1, whole genome shotgun sequence, the sequence TGATAGtactttttcttaatttcctgATTTTAAAGGTGAAGCTGGCCGAATTGGTTCAAATATGGCCATCATCATAGGGTCTCTCCTCTCAGGGGAGTGCCCAACCTATTCGAGGATTTCCtgggaagttttttttgtttgtttttttgagacagggtttctctgtgtagctttgcgcctttcctggaactcactttgtagaccaggctgtcctcgaactcacagagatccacctgcctctgcctcccaagtgctgggattaaaggcgtgtaccaccaccacctggccttttcCCCCCTGGGAAGTTTAAAAAGGCCCTTGACTCAGTCTTCCAGAATAATGCGATGTTTACTGACTTGAAGCCAAACTTAAATCCAAACCCATGCATTCACGTCCTCATTCATGCTCAGCTCCTACAGTGCCTTTCCCACCGTGGCAGACTGAGGGCCTCTGGAAACCCAGCCTTTCACGCTGTCAACTCTGTGGAAAGCCACAGTCCTTGCCCACAGAACAGGTCACCATGTGGGGGCCCTTTGATGTAGACACCCTCGGTCATCCATCCTGAGCCCAGTTCATGGAATTTGGGAGTCTGTCTTTTCGTGTCAAGGGGAATGATACCTCCATAGGACTCTGCACTCCCGGAGAGCACACTGGAAACACTGGAGGCCCACACTCTACCCTGCACTTTCCAAGTCCTCCCCAGACGGAACCCTTGGGTGTTATACTAATCAATGCTAGCAAGCACTGAGTATGTAATCTTCAGGCCCCAGCACCCTGAATTATCTGTCCTTCCAAAAGGCCAGTGTATTTTATCTGTACTGACTCAGTGGCCTGGGAACTCGTCACAGGCTTCTTCGCTTCTGCCCCTAGAGAGGAAGGAGATTCCTTCAGAGTGGCCCATCGCAACATGTCACAAAACCACAGGGTCCTGGTGGCAAAACACCCAAGCAGGAAACCAAATGCCAATCACCCTTGCTAGTCTAGATGCCCGCAGCAAGTGGCGATGAGGCCAGTTATTAGGATGCAGTCTGAGGCTCCCCGGGTGCTAGGCCAggactccaccaactgagccacgTCTCCAAGCCCAGAATTAGGTTGGCTACAGGGAAGCTTCTCCACATCCCGGAAGCTGCTGTTCCACGGAGTTCCACAGTTGATCCTGCTAACTATTTTTGTGTCCCCAGGACCAAAGTTCTGCGGAGAAACAACTTAAGGGCTGGAGGGGTCTGACTTGTGTCCTCAGGCGCCGTCAGGGGCCGTCAGGGGAAGGCACAGTGGTGTTCTGGAAGCAGAGACCTCACAGAGGCACTGACCACTCACATGGCGGCTGTCCGATAACCCTCATGAGCAAGCCCCTACTGATGGACTTCAGCAGCTAGGAATTCATCCTCGATGTCTCCactgacctccccccccccccaaaaaaaaaacccatagcaACATCAACAGTTGGGAACAGACACTCAAAACATAAGCCCATCGGGGACACTTGAAACCACGGTACCCAACAAGCCTGCGAGTTACTAAAGGCCCTGCTGAACTGACTGCAGCAGGCAGAAGCGGACACCGGGGCTTACTGCATAGGCAGGGCCTGAAGTTCCTTACAGTTACCCATCAGAGGCTTTAGAACCCACATCCAGTGTGTTGTTAGGACGGCTTGGGCCTTTAGGACTCTTCTCTGTGTGGTTAGAATTAACAGCACCACATTTGTATCACTGAGGTTCGAGGTGTAGTTTTACCACCGACTACAGCCTTAGCTAGAGGCCAGCGCTGAAAATTCCTCTCACATTAGGCAGAGGTTATAACTTGGAATAGACAACTTCGTGCCCAATTTAAAGCCTCTCATttttctgggagctggagagatggcttagcagttaagagaatgGAGTGTTCCTCCAAAGGAATTGAGTTTGTTCCCAGGATCCCTGTCAGGTGGCTCCAACTATGTCTAACTCCAGCCTAAGGCAGCTGATACACATCCTCCATGAGCactacacttatacacacacgcacgcacgcactcactcactcactcactcactcactcactcactcactcactcactcactcacgcaTTCACTCCCTCTTAAAGAAAAGGCATGAGCAAAACCAGCCCTTCTGACTTTTCAAGAGCGTGCCTATCCTGACGAAATGAGCCTGGAAACAAGCAGGCAGTACGCCCCTCTCCAAAGACCACAATCAAGGGAGTCCCAGTGAGTGGAAACGCCCATGCTACTGTCTTCCTGGTGGGGAGGACTGTCCCGTGCATTGCAGGTTTAGCCGCACAGATGACCTGTTACGACTCCACCTCTCAGCTGTGACAAAAAGATAAATCCAGACAGTGCACAATGTCCCTactgaggggggaggggaggtggaaaaCAGCACCCCTAGTTGACAACTGCTTAAAAGAACTACCTAGCAGAGCCACCCACGGtgtccctgagacagggtcttgctatgtcgTCCTGGCTGGGCTGGCCTctgcctgagtgttgggattagccatgtgcaccaccatgcctgactccattttgaaatTTTCAACACAAATTTTGCCTGTGTGTTCAGGTGTGAACCGGGGCCAGAGGACGAACAGGTAGTAGTGGGTTCTCCCCTTCTATACCATGTAGGTCCCAAGGATCACTCCGACCCcgggcatggcagcaagcacctttacccgaTGCGTCAGTGTGCTAGCACCTTACTTCTACTTTGTCTAGCGAACGTGGCCAGCCTTGATGTTATCACTCGGCTCACTGAAATCAAGTTTGCACATTATTTTCTGTGGTGTTCCTGTGGTGGAATTTGTGTATGGGTACTGAACGTGTGTACAGAAATGTGGGGACCCAGAGTCAAAGCTGGGGTCCTCTTTGACTGCTCTCCAATAAATCCTAAACTTACTTCCTatgggctggggttacaggcagcgACGCGCCCACCCAGGTCTCACATGGGTTCTCGGgatttgatcatttatttttttttttttttttttttttttttttttggtttttcgagacagggtttctctgtgtagctttgcacctttcctggaactcacttggtagcccaggctggcctcgaactcacagagatccgcctggctctgcctcccgagtgctgggattaaaggcgtgcgccaccaccgcccggctgatcatttatttttattttaaatcatgtgtcTCTTGATAGTTTTAAGCACATGAGTGCAGctgtccttggaggtcagaagagggtgtcggatccgcggagctggagttccaggcaggaGTGAGCTGTCAGatgtgtatgggtgctgggaactggatcagggcctttgcaagagcagcaatgtTCTTAAcgacagagccatctctctactccTACAGTATACACCTTCCTTCTGTTATTGAAacagttttgctatgtagcccagattaaGTCCGGAACTCAatataatcctcttgcctctgtttcctgaatgctgggattacaggtattcatcaccatgcctggctgcttcatAACATCTCGTAGTGGTTCAAATAACTGGTTTTATGAAATTGTGGAATACTGTTTTGAGCAACAAGAGGCCTTTTACTGAAACTGTGACTTCATTGCATCTGCAGTCTGCTTGTGGTTATCCTGGGTCTGACCAAGACCTAGGCTTGCTTCTTCTCATATACTGCCTCAAGTTTGAATGTGCTGGCACATGGCTgtgattccagcatttgggaggttgaggcaggtgcatcacgagtttgaggtcagtctgggcccTTGTCTCCAGAGAGGATGCTCTGGGGTTGGAGGATGGCATTTCCTCTTCCAGGAACTTAACACCCAATCATATTGGGGTCCCAGACCACTTGATGTGCAGATGTGCAGACTAAAAACTGCATCCCAGTTGCTGAGTCTGGTCAGAACACTTGATGTGCAGAAGCTGTGCGTTTTCTGGTCTTGTCGTTTATGTAAGCCAGGCTGCTAAGGCAGTGCCCCTCTCCTCAAAGGGGGAAGTGTGCCACTACTACAAGCCAAATTACAGAGAGCACGCACCTGCCACTTAGTACACCCCCCAAGTTCCAGCACGTCATTCAGATGCCCGGGGGACAACTGCTGAGAAACAGGAGGCACGTACTGACTTATCTTAAAAGGCCTTTTGAAGAATGACTTGAGATTATAAAGCATTTCTCCAACACACAGTCCTTCCCAACAAGGCAGTAAGCCTTCAGGAATGCTTCTCAGTGCACCACTCTGCTGCTGTTTAAAGAAAATACCCCATTCAGAAGGTGGTGGCGTATTTGGTATCACCGCCGTTTAAAGAGGAATGGAGTTACGGGAATGAGAAGTATATAATTAGTGTATAATCCCTCTTAGGGAGCGAGGTAAGCACAAAGCCAGGGAGAAGGACAGGCTCTGCAGGCCCTTCAATCAGTGCACACCAGAAATGCATTTCaacttttatttgaaaacaaCTTAAATTTTTAGACAAATGATTTTAGTatataaatttgattttgtttttatacagAATATAAAGATTTCCCTCATTAATCTTCCATGTGAAGGGGTTACAGGCCAGAAGAAAGACACACTCTGCAGACAAAGCACACCTCGTGTGTGTGGCCCTGGAGACAAACGGTCGCTGTGCTCCTGCACATAAATGACGACCGAGTGGAGGCATCACACAGTAGGGGGATGTTCTAGTCAGTCGGATTCCAGAAGAAACAGGACACAGAAACTGCAGATAAGGCCAGGTCAGCAACTTTAGTGAGGGACTCGGGTTCTAGGGGCTTGTGAGGCTACAGTGTGCACACGGACACGGcggggcagagctggcagaggCGCAACGAGGGTGTTCCACTAAAGCAAAGGACTAAGGGAGATGACAGGGAGTGAGTGTTAGTATACCCAGGCAGGTGGACCAGTGTCTGTGCGGCATGCTAAGTTAGTTACAACTTCTTCATTGGTGTGGATGAATCGTTAATGGTCTCGTTTCTGCCTCTTCTGTCCAAACTCAGGCATGTCTTATTTTAGATGGAGTATAACTTTTATCTATTATTTCATCCTGTAAAAACATGTGAAGACAACGCTCATTCTGGGCCAGAGGATGACCAGCGACCCTGGGaataaaaaatacaaactttTAGTCCACTGTTTATTAAAGATGGTGTAGGAGGGgtcaaaacaaacacattttaaggTTAGGAAATATGTACGATTTGTTAAGTATTATTCTGAACTGCCCATACAGCCATGCTATCAAATAATGGCCTTTTCCTTTGGTCCATAAAGTGATTCAGAAACATTTTAGAGATGGTGCAACGGGTAAGGGTGCCTTCGGTCAagtctgatgacccgagttcaatccccagaaccccacatggcagaaggaaagaaatgactacAAATTATCTTCTAACCTTCACACAGGCCCTGCAGTggggacacacaaacacacaggtaaatgtaactaataaaaataaccttaaaaactCTGTAGTGTTTCTGGAACGTGTATCCAATTAGCTTTTCAATAGTTGGTACATGCCTAAGAAACTTACATTTTATAGTTCACTGgactttaagaatttattttaaagatacaaGATCCAAACCAGCATGTcagcccatgcctgtaatcccagtacagtGAAAGCTGAGCAAGGAGACTCTGAGTTTGAGTCAGCCTGGGCAAatataaagcaataaaataaccGGGTATAGTTCTGAATTAGAAATAGAGGAAGCTCAACAGGAAGAAACAAACGTGTGGGTGtctgcttttcttccctccccacctctaaGCTTCCCTGTGACTGGGGTCCGACTTCTGTTCAGTCCAAGCTTAGCTCTGCCTTCTCAGAGAGTATGTTCACCAAAAATCTAACTGCAGGCGGGTGGTGGGgaacacctgtcatctcagcatcttgagagctcaaggccagcctgggctacacagtgagagctggGTGCTACAGCAGGAACCCTCTACTTAGCACTCACAGATACCCAGTCATGCGTTAAAGAGCGTGTGGCTCACGCAGCCGCATCTGCTAACGCTGGCTAACCTGGGAGAATGGACGCTGGTACGCGATCGCAGTGGGCACGGCGGCACACCTGCGgcctcagctactcaggagggcTGGAGGACTGCACGGCCCAGGTCGGGGCAGCACTGAGTAGGGCATGGGcactgtctgtccatctgtctgtctgtctgactcccttccctccttcagcCTTCtccctgcagccctggctgggttTGACCTTACACATTTctgctcagcttcccaagtgctgggtcacATCTCTTTAAAAGCCAGGCGGTGGgagcgcacgcctttagtcccagcacttgggagggagaggcaagtagatgtgagttcaaggccagcctgggctacaaggctgttccaggacagccagggatacaaagagaaaccttgtcttgaataaAACAAAGACACAGCAACCACAAAAAAACAAGGGAAGAATATTGGTTTGCGCTTATCAACAGTTACTAAAAGACAAACAATCCtaaattttcttacattttttcaaaagaaaacactttgccatgaaaaaattttaatgtacatttttacataaaacATGCTGATAATATTGTTACCTGCAATCAAACAAAATGATTGCAAATGTATTGTACATTTTATTACTCACAAAAGAACATACCTTAAATCAGAATCACAAGTAAAACTATTTTCTGAATGATgcaattttaaatgtaatttgcaTAAATTATCcaaaaacaacaaatataaaACACAGGTCAACACAAAATCCCTCGCTTCAGCCATTCGAGTGTCAGCATTTACCACACGGTGTTGAACTTGGAGAAACTTTCACGTCATTTAGTACAAAGGGCCAGGCAATGACCCAAAGGAAAGGCAGCATGGATCAACTCATGACAAGTCGTTAGGGCTAACGAGGTCCCCGAGTGGTTGAACAgtgaagagcattggctgctctcggagaggacctgggttcaatccccagtacgcATGGGgagcagacacacatgcagacaagacaTCCAACACACAAGATAaaatagtgaaagaaaaaaactaacaacTATTAGTCATGAATGTCAAAGCActgttctcctccttccctgaGGAATGGCCAAGTACTTACTTGTTTATAAATTGTTCCAgtccctgcttcctctcctcgATGAAATTGTCATCAAATATTCCATCGTCTCCTCTAAAAGGAAGCTGCCGCAAAAATGCTTTCCCAGGGAGTGGGGGAACTACCAcctaaaacaacacacacaaagtcaGTTCCTGATGGTGACGACCCAGGAGATGCACAGTCGGAGTCAGTGGTGGAGAGAGAACCAGACCCCACAGACCTTCACAATACAGTGTGACactcatgtgcccacacacatttacatggatggacacggacggacggacggacgaacacacacacacacacacacacacacacacacacacacacacacacagaataaataaaatgtaataaaaagtaaaattatggggttggagagatcggtggttaagagcactgactggtctgGTCTTCCAGGGGACACGGGtcaagtcccaggacccacatggcagctcacaactgtctgtaactccagttccaggggatctgacacccatgtcaaaacaccaatgcatataaaattaaaaaaaaaaaaaaagaagaacatttaTAAACCAatggtggtgatgcatgcatcccagcacttggaggcaaaggcaggcagatctcaagtgagttctgggccagccagggctacataatgagaccctgccccACAACATGAAGACAAAGATGCCCTCACTATGGCACCACGACTCTCAAACTTGTTTAAATCCACAactgaaaagaaacacacagaaggCCGAGAACGCAGCTCAGTGTCAGGTTCAGGTGGACACTTGGAGGAGACagctcttctcttcttccatcgTGTGAGTTCCTGAGACTGACCTCAGGGCACCTGGCAAGtgccttatctgctgagccatctcaccagcattACATCCAGTCATTTGTAAGCACTATGAAAAGACTTAATTAGAATtccatcctctcctcttttttgagacagggtctctctcatgTAGCCCgcgatggcctcaaattcattatgtagctagGATGACCGTCAGCTTTGgatctcctgtgctgggattgccTGCATGTGCTGCCATGGAggtctgtgagtgctgggaaccgaactaaCTGGGGCTCAGCACTCCCCAGAGAAGCACTCTGCCGACAGCTACACATCGCAGCTCTTCTTATCAGTTCACAGCCAGGAGAAGCAGAGCACACCCATAATTTCAAcacgcagaggcaggaggagaagacCTCAGGGGTATCTtcgtttacacagtgagtttgaggccagcctgggtgccatgagaccctgtctggaacaAACAAATACTTCTTACATTAAAATCTGTGAATCCAAGACTCCGTTTGTGCGTGTGGGTAAGAGGGAGATTTCTGGTGAGTATACTGTTGAAAGCTAGTGTATATCAAGACGAAAGCCAGAGAATCAGCCCTAACGACAAACACAGACACTGAACGTCACTCAGTTTCTAGCTCAGGCCTTACTGAAGAGCACAGATATAAAACAGAATAACCCACACGTACTGCTCTTGGCAATGATGAGAACAAAATGCTCAGAGGCTGGACTCCCGAGAGCTTAACAGTCCCTAAGTGCCAAGTAAAAGCCCGCAGACAGAGACACAATAAGGAAGCTTTACACTTTAGACAGAAGGCTGTAATAAAAAGTCAACCACTGAAACAGGCACAGGATCTCTGCACACATCTCTCCAAAGAACATACACAAATAGCCAGCAAGGAAATGACCGGGTCAGCAGCAGTGTTAGCCACCAAGTGAGAACCAAAAGCACAATGATATCGCTCCACACGGcaactcagaactgcctgtaactccagttccacgggctctgacaccctcacacagacatccatgcaggcaaaacaccaacgcaagagaaagaaaaagaaaccattttaAACATTCCAGTGTAGTACATGCTATGTTCGAAAAAATGCAGTCTATCAAAATACTTCTTCCTCATGGTTATTAAAACTTTCTTAAACTgttcaatttgttttatttaacatacatgtgtatgtttttctattattttatattattattacttttaatgtATAaaggtgctttgtctgcatgtatgcctgcagactagaagagggcatctgattgtGAGCTGCCGcgttgggtgctgagaattgaacccaggacctctggaagagcagccagtgctcttaatcaccgagcATTCTCTCCAACcctatctgtgagttcaaggacagtctggtctacagagcgagttacaggacagccagggctacacagaaagaccgtcttgaaaaaaccaaaactaaaatcccaaacaaaacaaaacaaggccccccccgcccccccaggctagcctttaaacTACACTCTGCTGGTCTACAGTCACAGCCCTACAACAATACAGTTTTCACAGCTTCTCAGGGGTGGGAGAACAAAGACCCTGGGAATGAGTGTGTGGGTGGCCCCCAAAGTTTTAACTGCTACATCCTTAGTATGTTCTCGGTATCTGGAGCACAAACACATGCTCAATACAGCATGAAGCACTGTGGGCCACGCTTGGGCTTTGGGACTCTGAAGCTCCCGTGGGAGTCTGCTTAGTGCGTGCAGACCTCCAGTTGAGTCCTGCTGCAGTGGCGCTCTGACTCAGCTGTAAGGCGAGggctccacctccccaccaccgCCACGTGTCTAACAGAATGTGAGAGCCTTCAAAGGAACCTTAATCGGTTCAGAGCTGCATCTGCAGCCCCCAGAACAGTCTCCAGATGCACACTGCACACCAGACCCATCACCTGCTCTGCtcctacctctccctctccctcttccagtttcaggggttctCTTCATTTcctgccatttttattttactgagcTTCAGAAAGCAACATGACCTTTCATCTACTTCAGTCAGCTTCTCTCTACTGCATTCTAGAAACAAAATAACCCCAAAACTGTCTCCTAAGAGAAGACAATTCTTAGCAATTGAGACAATGGTGTCTTTCAAAGTAGAAGCAGCAGTGTGCTAGTGGATCATGGTCGCCATTTAAAGTCtagtctggccgggcggtggtggcgcacacctttaatctcagcacttgggaggcagacaaaggcagtcggatctctgtgagttcgaggccagcctgggctacacagagtgagatccaggaaaggtgcaaagctacacagagaaaccctgtctcgaaaaaccaaaaaaaaaaaaagaaactgtctcaaaaaaccaaaataataataataataataataataataataataataataacaacaacaaaataaataacaaaataaataactaaataaaataaagtctagtCTGGGTACGTGGCTCAGTTGTAGAGTGCTCCCCTCACATACGCATGCCCTGGTCTCATCCCCAACAGCCCGTATAACTAGGTCTGGTGACATATGGCTGtactccagcattcaggaggtagacaGGAGATCAAGGTCAGTGtcgtcctcagctacacagaggcCCATtataggctacatgagactcttgtTTCAGAAAACAGTATCTGGTCTGGGGGCTGGGGTGTAGCATGAGGAGGACCAAGTTCAGATTCCGGCTATCCACATTAAACTCCCGAGTGGCAGTGCCTACCACCCCAGAACTTGGGGATGGAGGAAGTGCATCTAGgcggcttgctggccagccagcctagctgaaacatCCACCTGcacgttcagtgagagaccttcctcaaaagcaaggtggagagtgatagaggaaggtaTTTAAAGtcgacctctggccttcatgagcacacacatgtgtatgagcCCCTGATACCCATCAGCAAGCTTATCTGAAGAACATGGATGTACCACACAGTAAGATCAACATTTTATGAAACTTCTACATACATGTGggataataaaaatgttgacTATGAGtcacacaaaactggaaaacatactgacattgaggaagaggaaggaaggaagagcaggaaggactGAGACGTGACTGCACTGCTGagcacagaaggaaaagagctgatGGCCACTGCTTGCTCTCCTCTCCGTACGAGGTGAGCTGGACCCACTGACAGCCGGCCCTCTACTGGCTGTCACCCACTTTACGACACACTCTGGATCTCAGGCTGTACTGTAAGTAAAGGAAGAGCTCCACGTGAAAGAATGCTtaccttgctctctctctctagttcacTTCGAAGCCATTCAAAGTCACTGTATCTCCTCCTCACTGTCGATTCCTTCAGCTTGAAGATAGGAAGATTTGTCTGAAACCGAAACAGGCACTCCTAAGTTGAAACACATTAAGGCAtttccaaaagggaggaaggtGTCTGCCCTACTGACAACATGGCACACATATACCTTCATGGTTTCTGTAAGGTAATCAAGCACATCACCACCGAGCGCTCTCCCGTCCTCCTTCACAGTTCACTTTGAGACAGTTGTTCCCTAGGCTAATAAGCCTTGACTACCATGCCCTGTGTGTCCAGGTAGGCCATCCTCCTGCCCTGTGTGTCCAGGCAGGCCATCTTCCTGCCctgtgtagtccaggcaggccatCCCCCTGCCCTGTGTATCCAGGTAGGCCATCCCCCTGCCCTGTGTAGTCCAGGTAGGCCATCCTCCTGCCCTGTGTATCCAGGTAGGCCATCCTCCTGCCctgtgtagtccaggcaggccatCCCCCTGCCCTGTGTATCCAGGCAGGCCATCCTCCTGCCCTGTGTGTCCAGGTAGGCCATCCTCCTGCCctgtgtagtccaggcaggccatCCCCCTGCCCTGTGTATCcaggcagccatcctcctgccctgTATATCcaggcagccatcctcctgccctgGCCAGGCACTACCCACCCTTCTTTCTGTGGTGCCAGGACTGACCCAGAGCTCTGCATACTGGgcagagctacatctccagtccaaACTTACAACCTTCCCTT encodes:
- the Snx3 gene encoding sorting nexin-3 isoform X2, which codes for MAETVADTRRLITKPQNLNDAYGPPSNFLEIDVSNPQTVGVGRGRFTTYEIRVKTNLPIFKLKESTVRRRYSDFEWLRSELERESKVVVPPLPGKAFLRQLPFRGDDGIFDDNFIEERKQGLEQFINKVAGHPLAQNERCLHMFLQDEIIDKSYTPSKIRHA
- the Snx3 gene encoding sorting nexin-3 isoform X1, with the protein product MAETVADTRRLITKPQNLNDAYGPPSNFLEIDVSNPQTVGVGRGRFTTYEIRVKTNLPIFKLKESTVRRRYSDFEWLRSELERESKVVVPPLPGKAFLRQLPFRGDDGIFDDNFIEERKQGLEQFINKMK